The Pleomorphomonas sp. T1.2MG-36 genome contains a region encoding:
- a CDS encoding methyl-accepting chemotaxis protein: protein MLSNMSIAYKLLAAFAAMILISVALNVYIFTNKQALEQADGWTDHTYKVLQQADAMQAAMVDQETGFRGYLITGKDDNLGPYTSGHTNFQAAFQQLRTLTADNPTQQGRLDQIAAAADAWRTNVAEKGIGLMGSEATREAARDLERNGAGKTSMDGIRAVVKELKGAEEGLLGDRAKARDNAFSSITWSIIAGGVLMVAFAALGVLVLNGTISTPIKTITMRMKAIAAGELATEVPYLKRKDEVGMIADALSSFRDSLAETERLRQQAIDSEAKNREALIRARNEIADAFESRMGTLAEAFAKSSAEVADAAKNLSATAEETARQAQAVAGAAEEAAGNVQTVAAGAEELSTSIQEISKQVSQSSSIARDAAVEAETSAHNVQTLSQAAQQIGEVVVLISNIAAQTNLLALNATIEAARAGEAGKGFAVVASEVKQLADQTAKATDQIGRKITEIQGATGNTVEAISRIVRTVTSIQSSSAAIASAVEEQGAATNEIARNTQLAATGTTDVTNNISGVSTAAEMTGAASTQLMTLSATLNGQSSTLQKEVCNFVTTLRAG, encoded by the coding sequence ATGCTGAGCAACATGTCGATCGCCTACAAATTGCTGGCGGCGTTCGCGGCGATGATCCTGATTTCCGTCGCGCTGAACGTCTACATATTCACCAACAAGCAGGCGCTCGAACAGGCCGACGGCTGGACGGACCACACGTACAAGGTGCTGCAGCAGGCCGACGCCATGCAGGCGGCCATGGTGGACCAGGAGACCGGCTTTCGCGGCTACCTCATCACCGGCAAGGACGACAACCTCGGCCCCTACACGTCCGGCCACACCAACTTTCAGGCAGCCTTCCAGCAGCTCAGGACGCTGACGGCCGACAACCCGACCCAGCAGGGCCGGCTCGACCAGATCGCCGCCGCCGCCGACGCCTGGCGCACCAATGTCGCCGAGAAGGGCATCGGCCTGATGGGCTCCGAAGCCACCCGCGAGGCGGCCCGCGACCTCGAGCGCAACGGCGCCGGCAAGACGTCGATGGATGGCATCCGCGCCGTCGTCAAGGAGTTGAAGGGCGCCGAGGAAGGCCTGCTGGGCGACCGCGCCAAGGCGCGCGACAACGCCTTTTCCTCCATCACCTGGTCGATTATCGCCGGCGGCGTGCTGATGGTGGCCTTCGCCGCCCTCGGCGTCCTCGTGCTCAACGGCACCATTTCCACGCCGATCAAGACCATCACCATGCGCATGAAGGCCATCGCCGCCGGCGAGCTGGCCACCGAGGTGCCCTACCTCAAGCGCAAGGACGAGGTGGGCATGATCGCCGACGCGCTGTCGAGTTTCCGCGACAGCTTGGCCGAAACCGAGCGGCTGCGCCAACAGGCCATCGACAGCGAGGCGAAGAACCGCGAGGCCCTGATCCGCGCCCGCAACGAGATCGCCGACGCCTTCGAATCCCGGATGGGCACGCTGGCCGAGGCCTTCGCCAAGTCGTCGGCCGAAGTGGCGGACGCCGCCAAGAACCTTTCGGCCACGGCCGAGGAAACCGCGCGGCAGGCGCAGGCGGTGGCCGGCGCCGCCGAGGAGGCGGCCGGCAACGTGCAGACCGTCGCCGCCGGCGCCGAGGAGCTGTCGACCTCCATCCAGGAGATCTCCAAGCAGGTGAGCCAGTCGTCCTCCATCGCCCGCGATGCGGCGGTCGAGGCGGAGACCAGCGCCCACAACGTGCAGACGCTGTCGCAGGCCGCCCAGCAGATCGGCGAGGTGGTGGTGCTGATCTCCAACATCGCCGCCCAGACCAACCTTCTGGCGCTCAACGCCACCATAGAAGCGGCGCGGGCCGGCGAGGCCGGCAAGGGCTTTGCCGTGGTGGCATCGGAAGTGAAGCAGCTGGCCGACCAGACGGCCAAGGCCACCGACCAGATCGGCCGCAAGATCACCGAGATCCAGGGCGCCACCGGCAACACGGTGGAGGCGATCTCGCGCATCGTGCGCACGGTGACCAGCATCCAGAGTTCGTCGGCGGCCATTGCCAGCGCCGTCGAGGAACAGGGCGCGGCGACCAACGAGATCGCCCGCAACACCCAGCTCGCCGCCACCGGCACCACCGACGTGACCAATAACATCTCGGGCGTCAGCACCGCCGCCGAAATGACCGGCGCCGCCTCGACGCAGTTGATGACGCTGTCGGCCACGCTGAACGGCCAGTCGTCGACCCTTCAGAAGGAAGTCTGCAACTTCGTCACCACCCTGCGCGCCGGCTGA
- a CDS encoding DUF2147 domain-containing protein, translating to MTSRVLIAMLASLTAAPALAASDATLFGLWARGDGKAKVKVERCGDNICATNTWVREGTKGEKAGDVLVMSVKPDDGGSWSGTAFDRQRDLTYRMTLKVGEMRMTTEGCVLAGVICKEMAWTRLASE from the coding sequence ATGACGTCACGCGTCCTGATCGCCATGCTCGCATCCCTCACGGCGGCGCCCGCGCTGGCCGCTTCCGACGCCACGCTGTTCGGCCTGTGGGCGCGCGGCGACGGCAAGGCCAAGGTGAAGGTGGAGCGCTGCGGCGACAACATCTGCGCCACCAACACCTGGGTGCGTGAGGGCACCAAGGGCGAGAAGGCCGGCGACGTGCTGGTGATGTCGGTCAAGCCCGACGACGGCGGCAGCTGGTCGGGCACCGCCTTCGACCGCCAGCGCGACCTGACCTATCGCATGACGCTGAAGGTGGGCGAGATGCGGATGACCACCGAGGGCTGCGTGCTGGCCGGCGTCATCTGCAAGGAGATGGCCTGGACGCGCCTCGCCAGCGAATGA